The Fibrobacter sp. UWB16 sequence ATGCCCAACTGAGCACAGACCTTGTTAGCGGTGAACAGACCGACACCATAGATTGCCGTCAGACCGTATTCAACAGTCTTGTTTTTCGGTAAATCGACACCAGCGATACGTGCCATACGATCTCCTTATCCCTGCTTCTGCTTGTGACGGGGGTTCTTCGAACAGATGATGCGCAATACACCCTTACGACGGATGATCTTGCAGTTTTCACATCTGGGTTTAATGGAGGCTTTGATTTTCATAGGTTTGACCTTCTTTTGTAATACCTATTACTTGTAACGGTAAGTAATTCGCCCGCGATTTAAATCGTACGGGGAAATCTCGACCAACACTTTGTCGTCCGGCAAGATTCTAATGAAATGCCGGCGCATTTTTCCTGAAACATGGGCGAGGATCTCGTGACCATTTCCGAGTTGAACACGGAAGAAAGCGTTGGGAAGAGCTTCCAACACAACGCCTTCTACTTGTATACCTTCTTCTTTAGCCACTA is a genomic window containing:
- the rpmJ gene encoding 50S ribosomal protein L36, with product MKIKASIKPRCENCKIIRRKGVLRIICSKNPRHKQKQG
- the infA gene encoding translation initiation factor IF-1 — encoded protein: MAKEEGIQVEGVVLEALPNAFFRVQLGNGHEILAHVSGKMRRHFIRILPDDKVLVEISPYDLNRGRITYRYK